One Benincasa hispida cultivar B227 chromosome 5, ASM972705v1, whole genome shotgun sequence genomic window carries:
- the LOC120078419 gene encoding tetraketide alpha-pyrone reductase 1-like isoform X2: MAPSSPHNTCNAVCVMDASTPLGTALVHRLLHLDFTVHAAIHTNMPEFMFDGFDDNKKLKIFHSDPFDYHSILDALRGCCGLFYTFDPPQHLPAFHDLWHGLSKTLAEKTAWALAMDRGVNMVSVNAGLLVGPGLTIDHPYLNGAAEMYEGGLFVTVDLNYLVDAHIRVFKDLSSYGRYICFNHIINTHDDAVDLARKLTPLPLSEQQQYTTMIPQRISNKKLNKLLMNSTGGDQID, encoded by the exons ATGGCTCCATCTTCACCCCATAATACTTGCAACGCCGTATGTGTCATGGATGCTTCCACCCCTCTCGGCACTGCCCTCGTCCACCGCCTTCTTCACCTCGACTTCACCGTCCACGCCGCCATTCATACTAATATGCCTGAGTTTATGTTTGATGGATTTGATGACAACAAGAAGCTTAAGATCTTCCACTCTGACCCATTTGATTACCATAGCATACTTGATGCATTGAGAGGGTGTTGTGGTTTGTTTTACACTTTTGATCCTCCCCAACACCTCCCTGCCTTCCATGAT CTGTGGCATGGGCTGTCGAAGACGCTAGCAGAGAAGACCGCGTGGGCATTAGCTATGGACAGAGGAGTCAATATGGTATCGGTCAACGCAGGGCTATTGGTGGGCCCTGGTTTGACCATTGATCATCCGTATTTGAATGGAGCGGCTGAGATGTACGAGGGTGGATTATTTGTGACCGTTGATTTGAATTACTTGGTGGACGCTCACATTCGCGTTTTCAAAGATCTCTCATCCTACGGTCGTTATATATGCTTCAATCACATCATTAATACGCATGATGATGCAGTTGATCTCGCCCGCAAATTGACGCCTTTGCCCCTAAG TGAACAACAGCAGTATACGACGATGATTCCACAAAGGATAAGCAACAAGAAACTGAACAAATTGTTAATGAATTCAACGGGAGGGGATCAAATagattga
- the LOC120078419 gene encoding cinnamoyl-CoA reductase-like SNL6 isoform X1 yields MAPSSPHNTCNAVCVMDASTPLGTALVHRLLHLDFTVHAAIHTNMPEFMFDGFDDNKKLKIFHSDPFDYHSILDALRGCCGLFYTFDPPQHLPAFHDEMMMMMMEEEEVRAAHNVLEACAQIETIDKVVFTSSVTAVIWGHHHPNSTSISHLDERFWSDVHFCRKFKLWHGLSKTLAEKTAWALAMDRGVNMVSVNAGLLVGPGLTIDHPYLNGAAEMYEGGLFVTVDLNYLVDAHIRVFKDLSSYGRYICFNHIINTHDDAVDLARKLTPLPLSEQQQYTTMIPQRISNKKLNKLLMNSTGGDQID; encoded by the exons ATGGCTCCATCTTCACCCCATAATACTTGCAACGCCGTATGTGTCATGGATGCTTCCACCCCTCTCGGCACTGCCCTCGTCCACCGCCTTCTTCACCTCGACTTCACCGTCCACGCCGCCATTCATACTAATATGCCTGAGTTTATGTTTGATGGATTTGATGACAACAAGAAGCTTAAGATCTTCCACTCTGACCCATTTGATTACCATAGCATACTTGATGCATTGAGAGGGTGTTGTGGTTTGTTTTACACTTTTGATCCTCCCCAACACCTCCCTGCCTTCCATGAT gaaatgatgatgatgatgatggaaGAAGAGGAGGTAAGGGCAGCACATAATGTGTTAGAAGCATGTGCTCAAATTGAAACTATTGATAAGGTTGTTTTTACATCTTCTGTCACGGCTGTTATTTGGGGCCACCACCATCCTAATTCTACTTCCATTTCTCATTTGGACGAAAGATTTTGGAGTGATGTCCACTTTTGCCGCAAATTCAAA CTGTGGCATGGGCTGTCGAAGACGCTAGCAGAGAAGACCGCGTGGGCATTAGCTATGGACAGAGGAGTCAATATGGTATCGGTCAACGCAGGGCTATTGGTGGGCCCTGGTTTGACCATTGATCATCCGTATTTGAATGGAGCGGCTGAGATGTACGAGGGTGGATTATTTGTGACCGTTGATTTGAATTACTTGGTGGACGCTCACATTCGCGTTTTCAAAGATCTCTCATCCTACGGTCGTTATATATGCTTCAATCACATCATTAATACGCATGATGATGCAGTTGATCTCGCCCGCAAATTGACGCCTTTGCCCCTAAG TGAACAACAGCAGTATACGACGATGATTCCACAAAGGATAAGCAACAAGAAACTGAACAAATTGTTAATGAATTCAACGGGAGGGGATCAAATagattga